The Helianthus annuus cultivar XRQ/B chromosome 11, HanXRQr2.0-SUNRISE, whole genome shotgun sequence region TTCGGTTGGAGTGTGCCAGTGAAGCTGGTTAAGCCGATAATCAGTTCCATTTATGCGAATATGTCCTGCTCCCTCGATCCATTTCAACTATAGTTACGCATACAAATAATCATTAGAATAAGAAATTACATGTATATGTCAACATATAATAGACATTTATATAACTTGTACTTACCATCATATCATGTCCGCGATTAATAAGAGTCGAGTTTGCTGGTTTATAATCTCTATCAAGCCTTCCAAGATTGGAAGTTGTTTGAACGCGTTTATGTGTGAGATCAATGGGAGATTGCAAGTCTCCCTGATTACACATGTTCCACTCGGGGTGGATCTCTCCCCAGTGATCTGGCCCGAGTGGACTGTTCACATCGTATGTGAACTCATGTTCATCATCTGCACCACCATTTACaacatattttattttagtaacacAACATATGTATAGAACTAAGTTTAAGCATTATATGCACTCACCAACTTCCTGAGATGTAACAGAAGGTACACACAAAATGATGAAAATTAGAGATATCAAGATTGAAGAAAATTGTATGCTTTTATTTTCCATGTCTTtgtattttcatgtcactttttTAGCATATGGGTGTCTATATATAGAGAgaggatgagagagagagagagagaaagagaggaaaaTGGTCAAGAGGAATGGTAGGTATGAATGTGGAAGAAATGGCAATTTGATATTGACTAAAAACCATGTTAAAATAGCATTAAAAATGCTTTCGGCAGGTGAAATTTgaagttttggaacatcaatagTCAAATTGACATAGGTTGATTTCACACAAGAATTTCTTTTACTTCTTTATATAGAAagcttctattttgttttattttccatTGTTGGAATATGTACGCGGACCATGATATTCACACATCCTTGGCTTATTTCCACACCCTCCTTATGTGCTGCTCTTTAGCCAAAGAGCAGCATATAGGTCCGGCCGAAAGACAAAGACTTAAGGGTGTCAGTCTTTGTTTCGTTGAACTCGTACCTATATGTTGATTGGTGAGGGGTGTTCAAAAGCAAATATGGGAATGGCTCCCTTCACTTGTCATTCCTAAAATTGATCATTACAAGTTACGATCCAATTACCATCGAGCGTACATACACATGAAATAACTAGATTAGGATTAAGATAAACATATTTGGTTAGAGAGCAATGGTAAAAAGAATCCCTTTGTCCGGTTTTGACCACCTCCGCTCTTTACGTCAGCGTCATATCACTTTACCTTCATCCGTCAACCTAATTCACCACCATATATGGTGTGGACCATGATCCTACTATCATCCACTATCCCCTCACCAATCAAAATCCCCTAATTAATTGAAAGAGGGTCTTTTTACCATTGCTCTCTAACCAAATATGTTTATCTTAATCCTAATCTAATTATTTCATGTGTATGTACGCTCAATGGTAATTGAATCGTAACTTGTAATGATCAATTTTAGGAATGACAATTGAAGGGAGCCATTCCCAAAATCAATAACCATTAAACTATGGTAACATTATACATCTTAAAACAAAAGGTCGGTGGCTTTGTCACCAACCAAAACTCCCCCAAACCTTCAAGATAGGACCAAAACACCCCTAAACTTTTAACATACGACCAACACACCCTCAGACTTTTACAACTACACCTTATCATGTTTAAGTAAGTTACACATTCACTTCTAACTTTTGTTAATCGACAACTTTGACCCTCCAAACTTTTCTACATAATAAATTGACACTTCCTTTTTTCTAAATTACTTTTATGACTTTACATAGTAACGTGCAACAcaataatatattattttaatctagggaatatgtcacagaatagtaaccaattttcaaagtgttctaattaggtcactcgtatcgtttttgtcccaattagataacttaacattcaaatcgagtcatgtcattttttctatgtgtcaagaaaaaaatgaagaattaGATGTTTGgtcggattattttaatatataaagttatatttattaaaaataaaaacactttaattacattaaaattaaaaaaaaaattacaactcACGTCATCACTCgaagttagcatcaaataaaagggaaaaagaaacaaaaatccacatcaccatggttaattatgaaatggatgaaaaaattcttaattttaatgaaaaaaatgaatgttgagtgacctgattggaacacttttgaaacatgagtgacctaattagaacacttttaaaacttgattactattctacaaagttaccccaaTCTAGGGCTAACCACGTCAATGCCTAAATTAGTTTTACAACTTTACACTGTTatctaaattacttttacgatTTTACACCGCAATGACCGAGACATACTATTTTTTCTCTATGTAAAATGACGTTTCACGAACGAACGTGTCTAACAAAGGTAAAAACGCGTAGCGTCGTGTGCAGACACCACACGTTAATGCCATCATCGTACACCGTAACCGCAATGCTTATATAAATAAGTTACACTAAATTAGATCATATACATCAAAAACACGCGTTTTCATATGATTAACGCGTCACATAATGTACCGTCAGCACGTAATGTGCCGTCAGCTATAAACAACCAAGCTATAAACAACCAAGACGTAGCCGGTGTAACAGTCTAGTTTTGCGATAATCACAAACTTTACGTCGTATTCTTAGTTCTTCCATCTTTCTCTAATAAACCCCAAAACCCTAACTACCTACCTTTTTCCAGTCCACAACCAAACCTCTCATCATCTTCAATGGCGTCTGCTAATTCAATATCCACACCTTCATTTCTCCATCCACTTAAGCAGGTAAACTACACATCACTTCAATCACTAATCCGTACATCCATTATATTATTAATCATGTATTTTAAttataatttgtgtgtttttgcCTTTAGGGCAACTTGATTGATGCTAGTAGGAAAATATTGATCAGTTGCAGTATTAATTCATTAATTGTTTTATTTGGTGATGATTTATGTGTTGTTAGGGCAACTTGAATGGTGCTAGTAGAAAAATTGATCAGTTGCAGATTGCTCAGAAGATGAGGCAATCGAACCGGCGGTTTGCGATACGTGCAAACGCTAAGGATATTGCGTTTGATCAGCGGTCGAGAGCGGCTATGCAGGCTGGGATTGATAAACTTGCTGATGTTGTTGGACTTACTCTTGGtcctagaggtatattgttttgGTTTTCTGTTTTTGGTTGTTAGGTAGGTTGTTGGTTTGAATTAGTGTTTAATGATTGATAGTTTCATATGGAGGCAGTATCGGTAGTTTAGTGATTATATCTCACTTAGGGGCtttttgtttacctcttaatgaagctattaatggttcagacctcttattggttcaacacttaatggttcagactgtttgtttcgcgagcaaatgtctgaatggttcagacatttacctctgaatggttaagcattatacagagtctgaatggtttagcattatacagagtctgaatggttaagacctctaatctgaattggtcagacatttgcctctgaatggttaaccATTATAccggctcttaatggttcagacctcttagacctcttactggttcaacacttaatggtttagacctcttattggttcagcacttacccattcagaagttgccaaacagccccttagtgtgACCTAAAATTGATAATCGGTCAAAGGAAGTAAAAAATGGTCACAATATTTTAAGTATTTGAAAAATGATATATAAACTTTtgtatatcatcatcatcatactcagtaaattccACCAATCGCAAAGCTAAAGTacggtctgaggagggtaagatgtagacagccttacttctaccccgtaggaatagagaggctgcttccagtgagacctctaactcgatagtagttttgcatcaagccttggatataaggcacataacactcagcaattgggacaaaggccgattagtgcatgtacccccttgtctttcggctatcaacaccaccacatgatgcatgattatcCGTCCtctgcttttaacgttattttcacgaaattagtaaaataacgttaaaattagtgcactttcacttttgcccctgagggcccacacatatatacactaTATATGCGCATACCACAAGCGGGGCGTATATAAActtttgtatatatatacgtttAAAAATTTACATATAAAATTCCAATCCTGTTAATCCCAAATAATCACTAGTTGGTACggcaccgcccgactagcgccggGCGATCATTGCAAAAATAAATCACAACAAGATTAAGCTTGTTATCCAAACTGATTAACATTGGTCAAAATGAAACACAATAAGAACTGTGGTTAGTTTGTTAGGGCAGAACCAATCATTCTGTTTGAAAACTAATTGgaactgtgtgattttgagcacCATTACCAGGTTTACGAAATAGGCCTGTAAAGGAAATGAACGAACATGGATGaggattgtttgtgttcgtttatttaGGTTTAGAAAAGGAACGAGCACGGAGGTTTAGACGGACGGattttcttgttcatgtttgtttgttaagaaaatgaATGCATTCGTTAATATTATAAATGAAGGTGAATGAACGAGCATAAACACACGTAAATGAATgcaaatgaacacaaacgaaggaaatgaacatatattttttttttcgtaTGTTAGCCGATTACCCAAGGCTTGGTTTTAATATCTAACTGGGATGATGGGCTGATAAATGATGGACCAATTAGTATTACTAATAACTCATAAGTAAATTTAACCGAATAAACGTGTAAACGAattaacaaacataaacaaatgaaataaaacaaaaaacataaCATAACGCTCAGGAACGGAAATGAACGCACGGGgcatgtgttcatgttcgttcatttgaTATAATGAGCAAGTttatttgttcatgttcgtttgtttatcgaAGTAGAGAATTTAAACAAACTTCCCACCGAACGCTCGTTATAGACttaatttgaaattttgaatTGGTCAGGAAGGAATGTTGTCTTGGATGAATACGGTTCCCGAAGGTGGTTAACGATGGAGTAACAATCGCCAGAGCTATTGAACTACCCGATGCCATGGAAAATGCCGGTGCTGCTCTTATCAGAGAGGTTTACGATCTTTTACTCTTTCGATAGTTGAAACCTGTCGCTACTAACACTTCTCATGGTTAACAATGGTGGATGAAATTACACAGGTTGCAAGTAGAACCAACGACTCCGCTGGTGACGGTACAACCACCGCATCCGTTCTTGCCCGCGAGATTATCAAACTCGGTCTCTTAAGTGTCACCTCTGGTGCTAACCCAGTGGCATTGAAGAAAGGTATCGACAAGACGGTATTGGGTCTAGTCGAGGAGCTGGAGAAGAGAGCCCGACCCGTCAAAGGCCGTGATGATATCAAAGGTGACACGATTTCTTTACTCGGTTTTGCGATACATTTTCTCATATTCTGATTGCAAAATTGCATTCTTGAATTCTGTTTAAAGCCATTGCTTCAATCTCTGCTGGAAATGATGATGTCATCGGAACCATGATTGCTGATGCTATCGACAAGGTCGGACCAGACGGTGTGTTATCGATCGAGTCATCATCGTCTTTTGAGACGACTGTTGATGTTGAAGAAGGGATGGAGGTTTGTAATTTTGTATAACTAATTAACCGCTTCTTTCTGTTTACTTGActgtaaaatgtcattttcgtccatgaggtttggtcagttttgcgactttcgtccaaagattTGTTTTCCTGCATCTGGGTCctaaaggtttgaaatcttgtcatttttcATCCGGCTCGTGAACTTCATCCgtttttcttcgttaagtcaggggtattttcgtatataaagtgaaaaagaacaaattgccctttaaggtaacaaaaaagatggaaatacccctgacttaacgaagaaaaatggatggagttaacgagccggatgaaaatgacaagatttcaaaccttttggatccagatgcagaaaaacaaacctttggacgaaagtcgcaaaactggccaaacctcaaggacgaaaatggcatttttttGATAATTTCTTGATTGGATTTTGCAGATTGATAGAGGATACGTCTCACCGCAATTTGTGACCAACCCCGAGAAACTACTGGTTGAATTCGAGAACGCGAGGGTTCTAGTTACAGACCAGAAAATATCTTCAATAAAGGATATAATTTCTTTATTGGAACAAACCGCTCAATTGAGAGCACCTTTGCTGATTATTGCGGAGGACATTACCGGTGAGGCGTTGGCTACTCTTGTTGTGAACAAGCTTCGAGGTATTATTAACGTTGCCGCCATTAAAGCACCTGGTTTCGGTGAGAGGCGAAAGGCTTTGCTTCAAGATATTGCCATCGTGACAGGTACATCTGTTTATTTTTTTCAAGGAAAtattttaggcctgtaaacgaacctaacgttcatgaactgttcgtgaacttgttcgtcgggaagttcgtttatttaataatcGAACAAACATGACCACagttttttgttcatttaattaacgAACGGACATGAACACACgttttgttcgttcatttatgttcgtgaacgtctgtttatgttcgttttttggtgttcatttatgtttgtttatttacatttgtttatgtttgttcgttcGTGTTTGTTTCAATTCAAATACATAAGTAGTTGTTTTTgtataaatattaaatataaaatataaaaggagctttctaactacttatataaacataactaattggtaattgagctttctagtaataaaaatggGGTTTCCAATGGAATTTATCGTAATTAATCACTAATTTATCTAAAAAATTGCTTTATGTACGTTTATATTTAGTTTATAATTAATGTTCTTTATTGTTAAATTATTTTTGCttatgttcgtttacgttcgtgaactgttcgttaggttttaaatgaacaaacataaacgagcacgaacatgcccattttcttaataaacgaacatgaataaaaaaatatgttcgattatatgttcgtgttcgattaaagttaaatgaacgaacacaaacaggcctttgttcgtgttcgttcggttcaatTACAGacctatttttttattaattttctgCTGTTATGATAGGAGCCGAGTATCTAGCCAGTGATATGGGTCTGCGGGTTGAAAACGCCACCGTGGAGCAGCTCGGTACCGCAAGGAAGATCACCGTCAGCAAAGATTCCACAACCATCATCGCTGACTCAGCAACAAAGGACGAGATACAATCGCGGATTGCACAGATAAAAAAGGAGTTATCCGAGACAGATTCGGTGTACGACACTGAGAAGCTAGCGGAAAGAATCGCGAAACTATCAGGCGGGATTGCTGTTATAAAGGTGGGCGCTGCAACCGAAACTGAGTTAGAAGACCGTAAGCTACGTATTGAAGATGCTAAAAACGCAACGTTTGCTGCTATAGAAGAAGGTATAGTTCCTGGCGGTGGTGCTGCGTTTGTTCATCTGTCAATGCTCGTTCCGGCTATTAAGGATAAGCTTGAGGATGCTGACGAGAGGTTAGGTGCTGATATCATTCAAAAGGCAAGTCATGCACCATAATTGTttatagagtaaaatgtcattttcgtccctgagatttggccagttttgcgactgtcgtccaaaggtttgtttttccgcatctggatccaaaaggtttgaaatcttgcccttttcatccggctcgttaactccatccattttcccATTAAgtcaagtcaggggtatttctgtctcTTTTGTTAAATTAagagcaattcggtctttttcactttatgtttatttaacaTAATGTACAAATATTCAAAATACCCTTAACAGAAAAAAAGACGAcaatacccctgacttaatgtagaaaaaatggatggagtgaacgagccggatgaaaatgacaagatttcaaaccttttggattcagatgcggaaaaagaaacctttggacgaaagtcgcaaaactggccaaacctgaGGGACGAAAATGATATTTTACTTGGTTTTTTCGGTGTGGTACTTTGGTCAGCCAGTTGATTCAGTTTTTTTACAGGCACTGGTGGCACCGGCGTCTCTAATAGCTCAAAATGCGGGAGTTGAAGGTGAAGTGGTGGTCGAGAAGGTGAAGGAGAGTGAGTGGGACATGGGTTATAATGCAATGACCGACACATATGAGAATTTGGTGGAGTCTGGAGTGATTGATCCCGCGAAGGTGACTCGATGCGGTTTGCAAAACGCGGCTTCGGTTGCGGGAATGGTTCTAACCACACAGGCCATTGTGGTTGAAAAGGCTAAACCTAAGGCACGTGTAGGTGGTGCACCACAAGGTCTAACTGTATGATTCGAGTAAACTTGGGTGATATTGGGCCAAACAGGTTCCATTTTTTGTTTACCCAAATTGTGGAGACCCGACCCAAGTACCCGATAGCGTTCACACTTCCAACGCTTTTTTCATAATAAAGTTTTCATTAAAGGGTACTAGTTCAAGATTCGAAAAAACAAATGGCAATGATTATCGATTCGAATTTTGTGTTTCTTGTTATTAAGAATAACTATAAAAGAGGTAATAATTTTGATCTTAAAACGGATCAAGCGGGTTGAAATTTGCTCAACCCTTTTAAAGCCTGTCGCGGTTCTGATCCTCTATAGCCGCGTTTTAGCTTAAAAAAACAAGACAACGATGCAAAAACCGTGTTTTAGAGTCGTCCATTCAAATGGGTTGCAGTTAAACCAGTGGTTGGATGAACACCGAATCTAGTAACCGGCTTACAAACGAGTAATCTCTAAATCCAGCGTATTCAGGATCAAGATGTAGAGGGTTTGCATCGAAACTTACCTTAGTGATTACAACGGAGTGTCCAAGTCAATGACAACGGCATTTATAAAAACTTGTAATAAACGGATGCATATACTCTCATCCTAAAAACCGCGCGTCAGTTTGTGGATTCTTCGTACGCTCCGTACAATGATAAAACAAAGAAAAACTAGCTCATCTACAATAAGAATTTTCATAATTTTCATTTACAATAAGAATTACTTTATATAACATTTTAATAAAACTAAGTTTCATATTCTGACTCCAAGACCTTATAGATTTGTAGCGATCAGTGGGGGTGATATAGATCATATAAGAACTCCCACGACCCGAAACATTGTTATGGCTCATCTCTTAAGAAATTATATGATAGAATTTTCATGAGTCTCAACGAATATTTCATTCTGAAAGCGATTTCAACGCTACTAAGAAAGATCTATACCTATAGAATTGTAAAACCTATATGGAAAGATTAAACATGGAAATGAGATGTATGGTGAGGTTTCCATGACTCAAACGATCCTATCATCGTGCTTCTGGGTAAAACTCCCATCTCGTTAAGGAATTGGTAAGCATCATTACATGCTCGAGTTGGGATGTCATGTGAATGACTCGTACGATTTCAAGTTGAGTTTGTTCTAGTAACTTAATAAAATTTTAATTGCTTATAAGTTATTATAACTATAAATTATATCAaaatcataaaatatgatatGCATTCAAATTAAGGGTTTTTAAGCTCGAAtttaactcgttttaattttaCATAACAAATTCTTAAAAAGTGTATTGATGGctttaatatttaaataaaaataacttAGCATTTTGAAAGTGACAGAATATAATAAACCTTTCAACAAAAAATCATAAAAGTAATATCTACCTCAGTTCTCAAGATTCCATATTCGAATAAAAACTGTAATATCTACCAATGTAAAGGGGAACAATTAAATAAAAGAGAAAATTCGATGCTATGAGTGGTCCAAACATGTCAATTTTTCGACTTGTGTAGTCACAATCGTCACCTTTTGGTTAATTATTTTTTCGTAAATAACCTAgcaatttttatattatttttccTTTGGCtaataacattattttataaattactaggtttttacccgggattgcttaccgggctcgggaaacttagttatattaattactatttgttactaatacgaccacattacatcaaccatcTCATTAGATTCAACAAAAATTGTCTTcaaatcaccggattagatcatgaacGTATATTAGAGGTCAAACACAAGTACAACAGGACCACATGAAtaatatcatttccacttttacttcaatgcacttaCATGTTAGGttgatttgggattttgtaaaaatgtttgtttttgtacttctttacaaaacaagatgttgaccaaaattcaaacagatgttgaccaaaagtaaATCAAATGTTGAACATAAACACTGAATCTATAACAATAGACACTGACTATATTCAAACTACTGATacataaacactgattcttcattccactatTGTAAtctaagcactgatgttgagcatcagtgctatcttcaaagggtgatcagaccttaATGGACAATGCTTTGATCTTCAACAATGCTTGGATCCCATCAGTAGTTTGAGCTTCAATTTTTATGCTTCATCAGTGCTTGGATTCCAATGTATGTTGAAGCTTTGCTGAGCTGCCATCTTCAAGTGCCATTATCTTGATAGCCTCTTTAAAATATACAGCTTCTTACTCTTTCTCTACTGCATCAGTCAGCTTTTGCCTCTTTCTTTGGTTTAACATAATGACAGAGGTATCTGATGATGTGAACAGTGGTACAGAATTGTGGACCTGCTTCTTTGACATGTCAACAGTTTTGTAATCAGGCTTCTTTGGAAGGCTAGGATCTGTTTCTCTCCTTTTTCTCAggctttcataagcttcatcagtgtactgctttgtccattttgctatgggCTTGGCAGTTCCAACCTTTGCATCAACCAActcttgtttctttcttttgtactccAAGGTAAGATCATCAATAGCCTTTTTGTATTTACGCCAGTTTGGTGCTGACCTTTTCATGCTTGGATCTCTTTTTACTCTTTCAATTCTATTGAGTTCCGTCTTGAGACCAACAAGTGGCCAATCTTGGAATTGTTCTTCCTTGGCAGGGTAGAACTTCTCACTCATGATTAGTGCCAGAAAGTCTTTTCTCAGATCTTTTTACAGGCCAGGTTCTGGTGGTAAATTTGACATTTCTTTACTCAAATCTCTAGCATAGTCTTCCACGAGCTTGACTTTGGTGAGTAAAAACTGATAATGACTTGAAACCACATTGTCATTTTCTCCTTGGCATTCCAGCCTAGCTCTTATTTCAGCTTGTCTAGCTTTTAGTTTTAGATATCCATCCATATGTTTTCTGGATTTCTAAAACCAAGTAGAGAAGGGAATTTcctttttgaaggatcatccaCTGTGTAGAACTGCCTCATTTCATTCTTTACTGCATGGAGTTCCAGTGGATAACTGGCAGCTGCTGGGGTAGTATCTGCAGAGTCATATCCTTGAAGAGCTATTGGATCTTTGATTGGATTGACCAATTTTGTTGGAACGAAAGATTCAGGTTTTGTGATTTTGTAAGGTACAGATGAAACAGGATCAGGTGCTGGTATGTCATAATCATGCACTTGAAACTTTTTTCTTCTAGTATACACATTTTCAGGAGGAGGTGTTTCTGTTTGAGGTTTTGGAGCAAAAAGAATTATGGCTTCGGAAGGATTGTTAGAAGTGGTAGGTAATTGACTAACAGTTGtcgaaacaactggtgtctcaaccactgttgtcactacaactgttgatgtaTCAACAGTTGTCTTTTGCTTTAAGGCAGGTGGTGAGTTTTGTGATGATGGTTTTGTTTGTGGTGTTTGAGTAGTGATGGTGTGTGTCTGACTAAcagatgttgaaacaactggtgtttcaaccactgttgccattaccaCAGATGATGTGtcaactgttgtcttctgccttttggcaaGTGGTATTGGTGATGGTGAAGTGATTTTTGGTAATGGTGataaggcagtggatgtagtgtgtgttgaagtggtagtGGTCGCAGTTGTTTGGataacagatgttgaaaccactgaagtagcAACAACTATTGATACAacaggtgttttaacatctgttggtttggaagATTGATGTGTGGAGCTTTTGGAAGGTTTGGGAGTTTGTTTTGTGGATTTGGGAGGTGTGGTTTTGGGTTGTATGACTTTTCTAGTAGACTTTCTTATGGGCTGAGGATTTTCTTGATCCTTTGTCTTAGAAATACCATGTTCATTCATCTCCATAAAAACTCTCTTCTCATGTTCAAACCTTCCTTTATCCTTTGCCTCCATATCCTTTTTCACCCTTGCTTTTGCATCAGGAATGGCATTTAAGGttacatcaacctttttggaaccatctggcaaagggatgtGTGCAAGCATACTTGAATTATCTGGGGCAATGTACAcaccatcttcatatcccttttTCTTCAACTGCCTCATTTTCTCCGCCTTTTTGGCATCATTTGGTGGTGGGTTGTCCACAAAGATGATAGAGGGAGGAGTAGTGCCAGTGGTGTTCAGCAAGTGAGCCTTCATGGCTTTTATATCTGC contains the following coding sequences:
- the LOC110890973 gene encoding alpha carbonic anhydrase 2 isoform X2, translating into MENKSIQFSSILISLIFIILCVPSVTSQEVDDEHEFTYDVNSPLGPDHWGEIHPEWNMCNQGDLQSPIDLTHKRVQTTSNLGRLDRDYKPANSTLINRGHDMMLKWIEGAGHIRINGTDYRLNQLHWHTPTEHTVNGRRYNLELHLVHQSTDGKIAVVGIMYKIGRPDSLLSLMEPYFKALASTEGVEMNVGIINPRDIKIGSRKYYRYIGSLTTPPCHQNVIWTIVKKIRTVTREQLHAIREVVHDFWPTFL